A window of the Cystobacter fuscus genome harbors these coding sequences:
- a CDS encoding HAMP domain-containing protein, with the protein MSLDSTPSGRPHILRRTLLLDVGFQFRYMFRFAAIGAFGVLIVGVLASRVIRNAVEEGGSPEVMLASSDTLLWLGGVGAIVMAILTSLVGLVLTHRVAGPVHVMNLYLASIAAGRYPRLRPLRSGDELREFFESLSYTVDRLREREAEEARLLTEVIDALEPLATTQDAQAALRILGSMRTRKRQAIEGPTSGTLKSVA; encoded by the coding sequence ATGTCTCTTGACTCCACGCCCTCGGGGCGCCCCCACATCCTGCGTCGGACGCTGCTGCTCGATGTCGGTTTCCAGTTCCGCTACATGTTCCGGTTCGCCGCCATTGGCGCGTTCGGAGTGCTGATCGTCGGGGTGCTCGCCTCCCGGGTGATTCGCAACGCGGTGGAGGAGGGCGGCTCGCCGGAGGTGATGCTGGCGAGCAGCGATACCCTGCTGTGGCTCGGCGGGGTGGGCGCGATCGTGATGGCGATCCTCACGTCCCTGGTGGGGTTGGTGCTTACCCACCGGGTGGCGGGGCCGGTGCACGTGATGAACCTGTACCTCGCGTCCATCGCCGCCGGCCGCTATCCGCGGCTGCGTCCCCTGCGCAGCGGCGACGAGCTGCGCGAGTTCTTCGAGTCCCTGAGCTACACGGTGGACCGGCTGCGCGAGCGCGAGGCCGAGGAGGCCCGCCTGCTCACCGAGGTCATCGACGCCCTGGAGCCCCTGGCCACCACCCAGGACGCCCAGGCGGCGCTGCGCATCCTCGGCTCGATGCGCACCCGCAAACGTCAGGCCATCGAAGGTCCCACCTCGGGCACGCTGAAGTCCGTTGCCTGA
- the fmt gene encoding methionyl-tRNA formyltransferase, which translates to MTRPRIVFMGTPEFAVPSLAALFDIGDVVAVVTQPDKPKGRGQALAISPVKAYALERGVPVLQPQKLRTPPFSEVLRELKPDVAVVTAYGKILPKDLLETPARGCLNVHASLLPRFRGAAPIQWAIAHGDTETGVALMVMDEGLDTGPVLAEKRLPIAPDETSATLHDKLSTLGGALLREYLPAYLRGELTPVPQPSEGMVLAPIIHKEEGKLDFSRPAVELERRLRAFTPWPGAFTTLEGKLFKVHKARVGTGQGAPGTVLSADARGLEVACAQGSLVLLEVQPEGKRVMPVGDFLSGRKLAPGSRPFET; encoded by the coding sequence ATGACCCGTCCCCGCATCGTCTTCATGGGCACGCCCGAGTTCGCCGTGCCCTCCCTGGCCGCCCTCTTCGACATCGGGGACGTGGTGGCCGTCGTCACCCAGCCGGACAAGCCCAAGGGCCGGGGCCAGGCGCTCGCCATCTCCCCGGTGAAGGCCTACGCGCTCGAGCGGGGCGTGCCGGTGTTGCAGCCCCAGAAGCTGCGCACCCCTCCCTTCTCCGAGGTGCTGCGCGAGCTCAAACCCGACGTGGCCGTGGTGACGGCCTACGGGAAGATCCTCCCCAAGGACTTGCTGGAGACGCCCGCGCGGGGGTGCCTCAACGTGCACGCCTCGCTGCTGCCGCGCTTCCGGGGGGCCGCCCCCATCCAGTGGGCCATCGCCCATGGGGACACGGAGACGGGCGTGGCGTTGATGGTGATGGACGAGGGCCTGGATACCGGGCCGGTGCTGGCCGAGAAGCGGCTGCCCATCGCCCCGGACGAGACGAGCGCCACCCTGCACGACAAGCTGTCCACGCTGGGCGGAGCGCTCCTGCGCGAGTACCTCCCGGCCTACCTGCGCGGCGAGCTGACGCCGGTGCCGCAGCCGTCCGAGGGCATGGTGCTCGCGCCCATCATCCACAAGGAGGAGGGCAAGCTCGACTTCTCGCGGCCCGCGGTGGAGCTGGAGCGGCGCCTGCGTGCCTTCACCCCCTGGCCGGGCGCCTTCACCACCCTGGAAGGCAAGCTGTTCAAGGTCCATAAGGCCAGGGTGGGCACGGGACAGGGCGCGCCGGGCACCGTGCTGTCCGCGGACGCGCGGGGCCTGGAGGTGGCGTGCGCTCAGGGCTCGCTGGTGCTGCTCGAGGTGCAACCCGAGGGCAAGCGGGTGATGCCCGTGGGCGACTTCCTGTCGGGCCGCAAGCTCGCGCCGGGCAGCCGGCCTTTCGAGACGTAG
- a CDS encoding type II 3-dehydroquinate dehydratase: MGKRLLVLHGPNLNLVGEREGREGGRFADLDAALKARATALGLELTVVQSNHEGVLLDTLHAERSRVEGVVVSPSSLFGSYPLRDALEAIGLPALEVYLEELGERDSVVAEACVATLEGEGFDSYLQALERFASGDLTGESSEEDEDVDEDVDDEDVEDEDVEDEDVDDEDAEAGEDEVAEEPVGLAKTLGRRGTGVKAPAVAAGRDAAGPRKTLGRKVVEAAPPPPSSVKTLGRKSPRAAPSEDVLSRALVRSKIADRLAGRLSPADLATWARSWWTRIQGGAPTETGHRELLEDILQRLTLANIPATRMSETELVDWMTRLEG, from the coding sequence ATGGGCAAGAGGCTGTTGGTGCTGCATGGGCCCAACCTGAACCTGGTGGGTGAGCGCGAGGGCCGCGAGGGCGGACGGTTCGCCGACCTCGACGCCGCCCTGAAGGCCCGGGCGACCGCCCTGGGGCTGGAGTTGACGGTGGTGCAGTCCAACCACGAGGGCGTCCTGCTCGACACCCTGCACGCCGAGCGCTCGCGCGTGGAGGGCGTGGTGGTGAGCCCCTCGAGCCTCTTCGGCTCGTACCCGCTGCGCGATGCGCTGGAGGCCATCGGGCTGCCCGCGCTCGAGGTGTACCTGGAGGAGCTCGGCGAGCGCGACTCCGTGGTGGCCGAGGCCTGCGTCGCCACGCTCGAGGGGGAGGGGTTCGACTCGTACCTCCAGGCCCTGGAGCGCTTCGCGAGCGGAGACCTCACCGGCGAGTCCTCCGAGGAGGACGAGGACGTCGACGAGGATGTCGACGACGAGGACGTCGAGGACGAGGACGTCGAGGACGAGGATGTCGACGACGAGGACGCGGAGGCGGGGGAGGACGAGGTGGCCGAGGAGCCCGTGGGGCTCGCGAAGACGCTGGGCCGCCGGGGCACGGGGGTGAAGGCTCCGGCCGTGGCCGCGGGCCGGGACGCCGCGGGCCCCCGCAAGACGCTGGGCCGCAAGGTGGTGGAGGCGGCCCCGCCGCCCCCTTCGTCCGTGAAGACGCTGGGCCGCAAGAGTCCGCGGGCCGCGCCGTCGGAGGACGTGCTCTCCCGGGCGCTGGTGCGGAGCAAGATCGCCGATCGGCTCGCCGGACGCCTGTCTCCCGCGGACCTGGCCACCTGGGCGCGCTCGTGGTGGACGCGCATCCAGGGAGGCGCCCCGACGGAGACGGGCCACCGGGAGTTGTTGGAGGACATCCTGCAGCGGCTCACCCTCGCCAACATCCCGGCGACCCGCATGTCCGAGACGGAGCTGGTGGATTGGATGACCCGGCTGGAGGGGTGA